From Fusobacterium varium:
AGGTAAAGACTGGGGAAAATATACTTAGAGATGATAAATAGTATAAATCAAGGAAATCAAGCATATTATATGTAGATTGGTTTCCTTTTTTCTTTTATTGTATTTGTAATATGTATATAAAAATGATAAAATTTAAATACAGTGCTTGAAAATAATATGGAATAATTTCTATCATATTTTAACTCTTACAGGAGGTAGTATGTATAAAAAAACTTTAATATTAGTGTTTGTTTTTCTTTTAACTGGAACAGTTTATTCTATTCCAGCAGAAAATAATATTTTAGAGAGAGAAAGACTGCAATATGGAAAAGAATATATTGTAACTGGGAAAATAAATGATATTTCTGGAATAGGAGAGATAACAGTAAAACCAGATGTAATAATAACTAATTTTGAACTTATGACAGAAGCAGCTACTTTAGAAAAAGCGTCAGAAGAAAATGCAAAGTCTATGAATGAATTGAAAAAATACCTTCTTTCAACAGGAGTTAAAGAAAATGACATTGAAACTTCAAGGTATTCTAAAGGGGAAAAGGTAGAAGAAAAATTTAAAGATGAAAAATCAAATATATATAAAACAGCTTTTCAAGTGATTATTACTATGGAAAATGATAAGTTTTATTCTGTAACAGATATATTAAATAAAGAAAATATTATAGAATTAAAAAACATAAATAGTGATTACAGAAAGAATTTTTATTTTGCAATAGAATCATTTGATAAAAACAGGGAAACTTCAAGAAAACTAGCAAAAGAAAAATATGACAGAATAGAATCAGCGTTAAAAAAATTAGGTGTTCAGGATGTATCTATTTTTAACTACAATGTACAGGAAACAAAGGAAACTGAAAAGAAGAAAACTTATACAATAACTCATGCTTTTAAAGTAAAAATGAAGTCATCAGTGGATATGGGAAAATTATTAAAAAAATGTGAAACTTTGAGAATAAAAAATCCAGGAAGTATGATCTATGATATTTCAGAAGAATTAAGAACTAAAGCTACAATGGAAGCATATGAAAAAGCGATGAATAATTTATATGAAAAAGCAAGGATTATAATAAAAAACAGAGGATATGAACTTGGGGATGTGACTATCTGGGATAGAACTCAAAGTGGAAGAGATTATATGCCGCTTCCAGCACCAGCAGTTATGATGAACCAAAGAGGAATCAATGCTTCATATTATATTGAAGAAACAGAAGCTGAGTCTGCAGATATACCATTTTCTGCTGCACAGGAAATGAAAATAACAGCGAGAGTATCAGGTAGTTTTGATATAATAAATAAAATTAAATAATTTCTAAAAGGGGCTGTTGCAAATTAGTGATTGATAAACTAATTTGTGCAGCCTCTCTTATTTTATATTTTTATATTTATTTTTAAGTATCAAAAAAAGAAGTAGATGATTTTTTATTTATCTAAGCTACTTTTAATGAGTGAAGTGTTGTTCCTAAGCGATTATTTATATTTCTGCTTAGATATCTGTTGAAGTTGTAAGCGATACAAAACAAACATATTTCTCTTAAAACACTTTTTTTACTTCGAACTTTTAATTTTCGCAATTTCATATCTTCTTTCAAAACTGCAAAAGCACCTTCTACTTGAATACTTCTGTTCATTCTTAATTGTTTTCCATAATTGCTTGATACATTCTCTTTTGATTTATTTGATAAAATTCTAAATCTCGCATTGTACTTAATTTTTTTGTTAGTTTCAGGATTCCAAAAATATTGAACTGTATTATTTTTGTTAGAGTATAGAAATTCTAATTCTAATCCATCTTTTCTAAATAGCTTATTTTCAGAATTATTATATATTAAATTTTCTACTCTGTTTAAATCATTTTTAAACTTTCTGATTTTAGATTTTTCAAAATATATTGGTTTTATGTATGAAGTATAGTCCATTTTTTCCAAATATTCATAATTTGAAATACTTTCATATCCTGCATCAGCTACAATATTTTTAATTTCTAAATTTTGAGATGAAATTTTCTCTAAAAATGGAATCAAAGTTTTAGAATCAGAAGGGTTAGAAAAAATTTCATATGAAGAAATATATTCACTAATCACTCCTATTTGTAGATTATATCCAGGTTTTAATTGACCATTTCTCATATGGTCATCTTTCATTCTCATAAAAGTAGCATCTATATCAGTTTTTGAATAGCTATTTCTACCATTAAGATTTTTAAAATGATTAGAATATTTTTGATACTTTTCTAAGTATTCTGCGCATAATTCTAAATACTTTTGCTCTTTAGATTTTCTCTTTCCTCTACCTTTGACTATTTGAAAATTCAAATTAGAAAGATATGAATATATTTCAAGGAAGTTGTCATATTGTAAGTTGAAATCATCATTAAAATTTGAAATTAATTCAAGAATTTTTTCATCTAATCTAGTTCTATATTTCTCAATAGATTTTTTCCAAACAAATGTATATTTATTAGCATATGCTTCAATTTTAGTGCCATCAATATATATTGTTTCAGTGG
This genomic window contains:
- a CDS encoding putative transposase; this encodes MQKPTNNNIFFQLNQPKLFNFLQYEISDNDPVRKLSSILEGLDFSSLMQVFSYKTKVHPIRMFSIIVYAYSRNLTSTRDIEMACHENIKFRFLLQDSKIPDHSTISRFLVKTEDILPDLFEQFVEKIFEMENISTETIYIDGTKIEAYANKYTFVWKKSIEKYRTRLDEKILELISNFNDDFNLQYDNFLEIYSYLSNLNFQIVKGRGKRKSKEQKYLELCAEYLEKYQKYSNHFKNLNGRNSYSKTDIDATFMRMKDDHMRNGQLKPGYNLQIGVISEYISSYEIFSNPSDSKTLIPFLEKISSQNLEIKNIVADAGYESISNYEYLEKMDYTSYIKPIYFEKSKIRKFKNDLNRVENLIYNNSENKLFRKDGLELEFLYSNKNNTVQYFWNPETNKKIKYNARFRILSNKSKENVSSNYGKQLRMNRSIQVEGAFAVLKEDMKLRKLKVRSKKSVLREICLFCIAYNFNRYLSRNINNRLGTTLHSLKVA